The genomic region AAAATTTCATTCTATATAAGTTGAAAACCTCGACGTCCGCTCCTTTTATACGAGCCCCCTGTATTGCGTTATCAAGCATGGTTGCCGTATTTCCTTTAAGACGGGGGCTTCCGTTGAATGCTAGGATTTTCACAAGCTTTTTCACCTCATTTCTCAACAAAAAAGAATATCATTCAAAAAGAATATAATTCTAGGTTTTCCATGATACATGGTTACTTGGATCATTTCCAATCTCTTATAGAAAATTCAACATATACAAAAGGTATTTCAGGTCATCTTCTGATCATCTCTGAAGATTCTGGACAAGCTGAAATATAAAATACCATGATTGATTCAAAATCAAAGGAAACCGGTACCTATGGAATTCAAACTGAATGAAAATCCCGATGAAACAGCAATCAATGAAATCCGACATAAATTACAGGATTATAACGACCCATATTGGGAAGTCGAAGACAGATATAAGTATGTATTGACCTTGAAAGACGAAACCGCTCTTGTGGGAGGTATCGTATTTACCATTTTCGGAGAATGGCTTGAACTTGATTTCTTCTGGATAGATGCATCAAGACGTCATCAAGGCTATGGAAAGGAATTACTCAAAAAAACAGAATCATTTGCAGTTTCAAAAGGATGTCGAATGTCTTTCCTCAATACGTTCAGTTTTCAAGCCCGTCCCTTTTATGAAAAGAATGGATATACAGTCGTATATACACAGAAAAATTATCCAATACGAAACACACGGTATTTCATGGAAAAATCTCTGAAAAAGGCATGAGGAATTACAGGCAAAAGAATTTGATCCTAAGCATCTAGCTCTACATTTTATTTGACAAGCTGAAGAGTAAAAGCTATAGTCCAGCCATTACAGGAATCTCTTTCAGGGAACAAACCATGAAAAAATCTGGCAAAGTCAATGATTTGGTAATCGGATATATACTCGTTGCCCTTTCGGCAATATGTTTTGGCATTATGCCGGTCCTTGCAAAGGTAGCCTATAATTCTGGCGAAGGAACTACAACACTCCTCTTCCTCCGCTTTGGAATCGGAGGTTCCTTACTGTTCTTTTTCAATCGGACAAAGAAAGCAAAGTCCCCTTCAAGGAAAAATATATTTGCACTCTTCCTACTTGGAGCCCTTGGCTATACCGGCCAATCCTTCTGCTATTTCACTGCATTGGAATTCGCATCTGCAAGTCTTGTGGCTTTGTTGCTGTATGTTTATCCGGCACTTGTCATCTTCATTTCAGCAATTTTCCTGCATGAGAAAATTACTTCCTCAAAAATGATAGCCTTGGTCTGTGCCTTGGTCGGATGCATGCTCATCCTAGGTTTCAAAGGAGAAAAAGATGCCAGAGGAATGGGCTTGGCACTTGCTTCAGCAGCAATCTATGCAATCTATATCATCTGCAGTTCCATGTTCGTAGAAAAGGAAACAGCAAGCATGTGTTCGGCCATTATCATGCTTTCAGCCTCTTTTTCCTTTGCCGTCATCCTTGGCTGCAGCAAGGGTTTCCAACTTCCAAAGACAGGGAAAGGGATACTTGCAACAATTGCAATTGCCCTCTTCTCAACCGTAGTTGCGTTCTGGGCATTCTTCTCAGGACTAGGACGTATCGGACCTACCGATACGTCACTTGTATCAACTTTGGAACCTTTGGTTACAGTCCTCTGTGCAATGCTGTTTTTAGGAGAACGACTCTCATCTATCAATATCTTGGGCGGGGTATGTATCATTCTCTCCCTCATTGTATCAGCTTTTCCATCCTATCGGAGCTCCCATACATTGTAGTATTGTACTGCTGAAGGAAACATATATGGACAGAAAAGATCTTACCGAAAAAATATGGTAAGCAGCCAAGTTACAACCACTCATTTTTTTGTTTGGACTTTTGCTCTAGGAACTTTATGCTTTCAAGATAGTCTTTTTCTACACTGCTGAGTGTCTTCGCCTGATATTTCTTATATTCTGTTTCAGCTTTATTCATCGCCTGAAAGTGACTGATTGTTCCATTGCCAGTCAATAGATTTTCTCCGGTGGATGTCAAAATACCATCCAAATGCTTTGACCAGTCTTCCATTTTCATAGGAATTTCTCTTTCAGCCTGTCTCTGGGCAAAATCCAGATACCCAGAAACAAGTTGCCCCATTGCTCGCAGTTCTTTTTCATTCAGATAGTTCTTGGCAGTTTTTGCCTCACGCAATGTCGGTTGCGTTCCTGAAAAAGTCATCAAGCCCATGTAATCTTTTTCAGCATCTGCACGATGGTAAATGACTTCAGCTGCTGTCTCACCAGAAATGGCATAATGGATTTTATTCTGAACCTTTTTGAAAAACTGAATGGAGACATCAGCCTTCGGATTGTAATCAATACTTGTAGCATAAATTTCAAGCACCTGGCGATAGAACACTTTCTCTGATGCCCGAATGTCTCGAATTCTTTCCAGAAGTTCTTTGAAATATCCTCCACCGCCTAATTTCTTCAGGCGGTCATCGTCCATTGCAAAACCCTTTTTTATGTATTCTTTCAGGACACCTGTTGCCCAGATACGAAACTGTACACCTCGCTGTGATTTCACACGGTATCCCACGGAAATAATTACATCAAGATTGTAGAAATCCACCTGATATGTTTTTCCGTCAGAAGCAGTGTAGGCAAATTTTGCCCACACTGAATTTTTGTCCAGTTCTCCTTCCTTGAATATATTTCTCACATGCTTTCCGATAACACTTTTATCACGTTGAAACAATTCAGCCATCTGATCCAGGGAAAGCCATACAGTTTCATTCTGCATATTAACATCTATTTTTGTCAGACCATCTTCTGTTTGGTATATTACGATTTCTCCGTGATTGTCCATTGCAGCTTCCCCCAATCCGTTTATCTCTCCTTCATAATAACATAATTTTTAGTCAAAGTTGTTTACAGTATAAAACTTGTGTATATTAAAACAGATAAATATCGTTTTCCCTTATCTGTATTCATTTCACCCAATCAAAACACTTCTATTTTCGGGTCATTTTTTGATATTGGCTAATTTCTAATTTGTGTAGTACAGAGCTGCTATGCTTTGTTCAAAAGTGTAAATGACAAAAATTTGTCTGCCCTAATCCAGCTATTCTTTACTGACATAACTAAACAATCCAGTATCAAGGAATATACTATAACTATGTTGCAAATGACTTTTCTACAAGACATATAATCAAATCTTAATTTATTTTGTCTACAATAAACCTGTACTTACTCAAAAATCAGCTTTCCCAAAAACTTAACAACAAGAGTTTTCTCTTCATTCTGACTATTTCATCAAGGGATTTGTTAACAGACGCTGCTTAGGATAAAAAGCACGCGTGTTACTAAAGGACAAATACAACATGATATTCGTCAGAAACGAATATACGGGAGAACTTAGTCATAGGCTCAGGCAAGGACATATGAAATGAAGAAGACTTGCACACCACCAGTCAAATTCGCACTTCCCTCAACAAGGAACTTCAGATGGTGTCCAAACATAATTTGTAAGCTTGTTTTCTTCTTTATGACGATACTTCTCATCAAAAAGCAGAAGACAAACCCCAAGAAGCTGAAGCTTCAGGAACTTCCTTTGTGTAATAAGACTTAATCAAGGAATAGGACAGAACAGTGGCCGTATCGGGTGAAACACTGCTAACTCTATCAAAGTTTGTAATAATCCTTTCACTTTCTATGATTTATTCTTCCCGTTCTGCTGGTATTGTATTTTTACTTGATCGGAAGAATATATCGTCCTTGATATCTTCCATTAGAATTTGGATCAACTCCAGCTTCTTGCTGGATAATACAACGGCCTTCTCAACGGAATCCATCCAAAACAATACCGCGGATATAAAGGCAGAAATAATACCGCCGACCAAGAATGAATAGATCTTGAAACTAGCAACTAATTTAAGCATATTCCCATCAAAAAGATCAGATGTATTGTTGGAACAACCTATCAAACAATTTAGGCAAAGCGCAAACAAAACCACAGAAATAATCGCAAATATGACACCGAAAAATTTCATAAGTAACTCCCTTCAACATAACATGAGAATAAATCGAAATACTATCAATCCATTCTTTTACCTAATAAATTATCATGGTATATATCTGTTGCCATCAGTTCATATCGGTAATCTTTGTATTTTGTTAAAATTTTGTCACTCCTTATAACTTGGATATAGCAGGCAACGCCAAAGTATGATTGGAATTCAAAGGTGACAAAGTCGTCTGTCGATTGTACAAATTTGTCCTCTATGGTACTGATGCCTTGGAGCTCAGAATATAAAGTCCCCTCTGAGTAAGTTCCAAAGTACTTCCAACCAAGGCAACATGTCTTTAGCTTCTAAAATTAAGATACAATTGCTTATAGTCACTTTTTTTCTTACCTTGATTATTCACATACTCTGCTATCTCGCTTGTATTCGTATATTTCCCGACACTTTCCACAAACTGATATACTATGTAAAAAAGCATCAACACTCGCTTTTGCTTATTCTTGCAACTCCCGCAACTTATCCTAAGTTTAAGGCTTCCATACGGTAAGTCACAAAATGTATGGATTTTAGCCATCAACGACGTACAGTGCAGATTGAAACTAATAAAAAATAATCGCATTCATTGATCCACCGCAGAAAGAAGAAACTTTTGCAGCCGTAAAACATTTTATGTTCAACAAAATTCATACTATAGATCTAAAACTAATCTTTAAACCTAAAGAAGTCATCTTTTACTGCTACTGCTACTGTACATTTGAGCACTACAGCCCTAATAAAATCATCAATGCCAGAGAATTTTAAGTGTTGCTCTAACAGAGAATTTGATTACACAAAGTTTAAAACCCAGTGGAAGAAGAAAAGTCAAAATTAGAACGATGACACAATATTATTACTATAGCTTATTGATCAACTCATTTGTTAATTACTTTTTACTGTTTAAGGACGTATCAAAACACAATAAAATCTGTGTATATTTAATTCAGATTAGGCTGGATTTTAGGTTCAACTTTTCTGAATTGCACAATGGTATCGCATATTATCTTTTCAGAGAAGGGTTTTATATCCTTTTCACATTTATTTTTCACCGCAGAAACTCACTTATCGGTCTACATCCATTCGCTAATACTAATTTATAAGTTGATTTTCTGCAGTACTTATGAGTAATTGGATATGTGAAATAAAATCACCATAATGCGTATTTGTTTCACCATCTTTTAAAAGAATTCTCTCATTATCAGGTTTCAAGACAATCTCTTTATAACTATTTTCCATAGCATCAGAAATCTGATTAAGCATCTTTTTTTTACAAAGAAATTGTTTCCCCTCATGTTTGAGAAAATTTTTTTCTCTTTCAAATACAAATTGAAAAGTATAATGATTTGCTTTACAAGGTTTACTTACCATCTCACCAATCTCTGAATAAAACGAAGCAAAGCGACAAAAAATATTTTCCCGTGCCAGATGCCATTCCTGCCGCCTCAAATGCAGCAAGGAAAATAAGTAGACAATAACAGCGCCTATGAATCCAGAAAGTAAATTAATCGCTACTTCCCTCATTTTTTTCTTTCAACCCTCATAGCCTCTTTTATATAATCAGTAACATCTTTTTCCCAAGACACAGGAATATGCACAAACTTAAGATTCGCAATTTGTTCTCCAAGACCATCTCGAACAGCTCCACCAAACGCCTCCTCCAAAAAGGAAGGGGAAAACATCTTTGTACCTCCAAAATCAATGGTAATTTCTTCGTCATTTTTTACTTTTTTTAGCCATGGTTCTAAAATATTCTTACGAAATTCTTCTCCTGAATTTGGACCAAGATCTTTAAAACGTGGCCCTTGATAGACATAATTAGGAGCTACTTCAGAAATCTTTAATATATTTTCTTTCATAGTAATTACTACCTCTTGGATTTATTTATAATATAGGAAATTGGAATAGAAAAATCAATGATTGATCCTTGAATGCATGTTTCTCTATCAGGCTTAGCCTCATCTATAACTCTGTCATTCTCTATACCTGCACGATACCATCCCCTCCCACTCATTATACCAATAGTTCCATCAACATCCTTTAAGGACTGGGTTGCTTTGGGCAACCCCAAACCTCTTCCTATAGTTTCTCCATTAACAATGCCCGATCGTCCTCCTGCTGCTAATTGAATAAGTTGAGAATCAGATGTTACTTGGTCCTTTATGGCTGAAAAAAATTGTTTTTTCTTTAAACTTTCTCTAAAACCTATCCCTTTATCGCAAACACAAAATTGATATTTATCATCTAGTGGATATAATCCAAATCCCAAATACCATTTTGTAAATTTAGCATCTTCATCATATGCATGCTCTCGACAGTTAAACAAAGCTTCAGAGATAGCAGTTGCAATAAGACTATTTTCGCCTTCATTTGAAAAAGATAAACATTTAGGAAGAATATCCTCCATTAAACCTTAGCTTCCACGAATTTTGACACTAAAAGTCGGAAACACTCCGGCTTATAGCTTGATCAGACGCATCACCTCTTCCATGGTCTTGCCGCTTTTGTCGATGGCTTCGAGAAGCTTGGCGACCTGCATCTCGCGACGTTTGTCTTGCAGATCCTTCAATTCCTTGAGGGCCTCGTCGTACCGGTTCTTCAACCTTCTGGCTTTCTCCTCCGCCTTCAGGATCTTGCCGTTCAGGCTTTCCATGCTGCTTGCTCTTGCCATTGGCGTTCCTCCTCGTCCTCGACCGTCGTGTCATTCCGGATGTCGTCATCGGGAGCCCCGTTTCTGATGTCTGCCGTGTCGATGGCGGCCAGATGCTTGGAGAGATCCATGCAGGCACTTCTCATATCATCGGCACTCAGTCCGAAGACCGAGAGTATTTCCTTCTGCCTGGCGGTAATGGCATGGTCCAGACGGTATATGCCGTCGCCGATCCTGATCAACTCGATCTTCTCGAGCTCGGTGATGACCGAAACGACATTCAGGTAGTTGCGTTTCCTCCCGGTTGCCTGCACATGATCGCAGATACAGGCGTGGAACCGGCTGCGGACAATCAGGGCGAAGAACTCGATGAAAAGCCTTGAGCGGAGGGAGGCTTCGGACTGTACCCGTTCGGCCCTGCTTCCTATGAAGGTCTTGTCGGCTGCAAACAGCTTTTCGGAGCTATCCCGGGCCTTGTACAGGAGCAAGGCCTCCCGTGCACTCATTCTGTCGGACGATATGATGCAGAAGTATCCGCACAGGTCGATGAGCCGTTCGGTAACTTCCGTCCTCTCGCGGTACATGACCAGGGTCTTCCCCTCCCCGAAGAAGGTGAGCTCGAAGTCCTGGAACCGTTCCATGTCCAGCTCGGCACAATCCTTCCCGACGAGGGCATCCAATTCGCACGACAGCTTCCTCAGCAGCATCTCGATCTTCGCACGCTCGACCGAATGGCGGAACGGGGAATAGTAGATATGGAAGAAACGATTTTCCCTGTCCCCTTCGTAGAGCTTCGCCTCGACGGTGGTCCCGTTCACCGAGTATTCCCAGAGGTGGTTCGCCCGTATGTTCTCGAATGTCCCCTTCACTCCGAGGACAATGGAGGAGACCAGTTTCTTCCTCCCCTTTGCCATGATGATGAACGAGTAGCCGTAGCGGTCCAGGTACTCGATGTTGGCCTTGCTGAAATATCCCCGGTCGAGGATGAAGCCGAGGTTCCGGTAGCCGAGCCCCCTCGCCTTGTCGACCATGTGCACCAGCTGCGAGACATCGACGATGGAACCCGGGTAGTCCTCGTAGAAGAGCGGGAGCTTCTCCTTGACGTCCAGGGCCACCGACAGGCCGAAGATCGGCTCGCCGTTGATGCCGCTTTTCGAATGCCCTCCTTCAACCATGGCGATGTCCCCCGCCTGGCAGAGCTTGTTGGAGGAGTCGTAGGAGATGTACACCTTCTTCCGGTGGTCCTTGTCGCCGTTCCACCATTCGGTGAAGGCGATGGTGTCATCCCGGCCGATAGTCTCTCTCAGCAGGTGGCCGACCTTGCTGTCGCTGTAGATCCGCATCTCCGGGGTGAAGAGGGGATGGCCGTATGCATGATCGGGATAATGCTGTGCCGAATTCCGCCCGGAGACGAGGAGATAGACGGCAAGGTCCATGACCAGCCCCCCATCCTTGCAGCCGAACCGGTCCTGCAACCACTGGAGCAGCCGGTGTTTCTCCAGTATCTTCCGTATCACCACATAGGTCCCGCACCGGAGGCAGCTGCTTCGCCCTCCCGTGTATTCGGGAACCTCCGCCGTCGTCGCATCCGGAAAGAACTCCCGGTACTTCTCGTTCGGGTACATCCGGGTGTCGTCTTTCGGGTCTTGCTTGCCTATGCATGCCCGCTTGGGTATCGTGTACTGCCTGTCCTTGTAGTAGATCCTGTCGTATTCGAAGTAGATGTAGAGGCTTCCGTCACGGCCTTTCTTACGGGTCATCTTGCCTTTCACATCGGGTATGGGTACGGTGAATTTCCGGTACATGGCAACCCCCTGTGTTTAGTGTTTCAATAACACTAAAAATATACCACGATTAGGCTGAAACCGCAAGTGCTGTCGTAAGGAAATCTGTTGTTTTACAAGGAATTATCTACTCCATGTCGGACCGGAGAATCTTTTTAGTGTCAAAAATTGCGGGAAGCTAAGGTTAAAAGCAAAGGAATATTCTTCTCTGATTCTTTGTCAAAATCATATAATTGCCAGCAGGTCAAATCTCGATATTTCTGGCATTTGACACCATACTCTCTAATTTTTAAGTATTGCAACACCGCTTGGGTTTTTTCATTTTTTGGTTTCTTAATCCAAGGTTTCCTTTTGTATGTAAACAAAAACTGATCATTAAAAGCTTTCAATGTCAAACCAGCG from Spirochaetia bacterium harbors:
- a CDS encoding DMT family transporter, giving the protein MKKSGKVNDLVIGYILVALSAICFGIMPVLAKVAYNSGEGTTTLLFLRFGIGGSLLFFFNRTKKAKSPSRKNIFALFLLGALGYTGQSFCYFTALEFASASLVALLLYVYPALVIFISAIFLHEKITSSKMIALVCALVGCMLILGFKGEKDARGMGLALASAAIYAIYIICSSMFVEKETASMCSAIIMLSASFSFAVILGCSKGFQLPKTGKGILATIAIALFSTVVAFWAFFSGLGRIGPTDTSLVSTLEPLVTVLCAMLFLGERLSSINILGGVCIILSLIVSAFPSYRSSHTL
- a CDS encoding STAS-like domain-containing protein; the protein is MKENILKISEVAPNYVYQGPRFKDLGPNSGEEFRKNILEPWLKKVKNDEEITIDFGGTKMFSPSFLEEAFGGAVRDGLGEQIANLKFVHIPVSWEKDVTDYIKEAMRVERKK
- a CDS encoding GNAT family N-acetyltransferase yields the protein MEFKLNENPDETAINEIRHKLQDYNDPYWEVEDRYKYVLTLKDETALVGGIVFTIFGEWLELDFFWIDASRRHQGYGKELLKKTESFAVSKGCRMSFLNTFSFQARPFYEKNGYTVVYTQKNYPIRNTRYFMEKSLKKA
- a CDS encoding transposase produces the protein MYRKFTVPIPDVKGKMTRKKGRDGSLYIYFEYDRIYYKDRQYTIPKRACIGKQDPKDDTRMYPNEKYREFFPDATTAEVPEYTGGRSSCLRCGTYVVIRKILEKHRLLQWLQDRFGCKDGGLVMDLAVYLLVSGRNSAQHYPDHAYGHPLFTPEMRIYSDSKVGHLLRETIGRDDTIAFTEWWNGDKDHRKKVYISYDSSNKLCQAGDIAMVEGGHSKSGINGEPIFGLSVALDVKEKLPLFYEDYPGSIVDVSQLVHMVDKARGLGYRNLGFILDRGYFSKANIEYLDRYGYSFIIMAKGRKKLVSSIVLGVKGTFENIRANHLWEYSVNGTTVEAKLYEGDRENRFFHIYYSPFRHSVERAKIEMLLRKLSCELDALVGKDCAELDMERFQDFELTFFGEGKTLVMYRERTEVTERLIDLCGYFCIISSDRMSAREALLLYKARDSSEKLFAADKTFIGSRAERVQSEASLRSRLFIEFFALIVRSRFHACICDHVQATGRKRNYLNVVSVITELEKIELIRIGDGIYRLDHAITARQKEILSVFGLSADDMRSACMDLSKHLAAIDTADIRNGAPDDDIRNDTTVEDEEERQWQEQAAWKA
- a CDS encoding virulence RhuM family protein — translated: MDNHGEIVIYQTEDGLTKIDVNMQNETVWLSLDQMAELFQRDKSVIGKHVRNIFKEGELDKNSVWAKFAYTASDGKTYQVDFYNLDVIISVGYRVKSQRGVQFRIWATGVLKEYIKKGFAMDDDRLKKLGGGGYFKELLERIRDIRASEKVFYRQVLEIYATSIDYNPKADVSIQFFKKVQNKIHYAISGETAAEVIYHRADAEKDYMGLMTFSGTQPTLREAKTAKNYLNEKELRAMGQLVSGYLDFAQRQAEREIPMKMEDWSKHLDGILTSTGENLLTGNGTISHFQAMNKAETEYKKYQAKTLSSVEKDYLESIKFLEQKSKQKNEWL